CAGTGGGCGGGTCCAGCGCTTCGAGGTAGGTCGTAGTGTATTCGGAGCTCAGGTGCATCTTCAGGAGCTTGACCAACTTGGCGCGGTAGGCGGCCGGAAGGTCGGCGCGGCCGTCGAGGTAGACGGTTTCAATGTCGCGGCCAGTGAAGCGGGCGGCGGAGTCCGGAACTGTTAAGCCCAGCGCGCCCATTTCCGCGGCGACCGTTTCGACAAAAACCCTTTCACCGACGACGGCGGCGCGACCGCGAATTCCAGCCTCAAGTTCCGCGGCCTCGCCCGCGGTATCGGCGACGAGCGCTAGGGCGAGCGGATACCAACGATCGAGCGACGCTTGCAACTCGTCTTGCAAACCGTTGCTCAAGCGTTCGCGTAGACGCACGATTTGATGGTCGGTCCAATCGCAATAGGCGGTGGGACGCTGGCTCCCAAGCGCTGTGTGCATGAAGAGCCGGGCGACGGTCACCGCGAAGGGCACGTAGTCGGTGCCGAGATAGCCGAGCGCCCAGGACGCCTGGGCGCGGTCGCGCAGGTAGCGAAACATCAGGAAGTCGTTCCAGTCGGCGATGGGCGCGCGGAACATCGCCGGGCGATGGGCGGTGCCCTCAACCGTTTTGAGCCCGGTGGCGATGCCGGGATTAGGGTCGGTGCCGATCGATTGGAGGATGGCCGCGACCTCTTCGATTCGGCGGCCCTGGAGACCGCGTTCGCGCGCGGCCTCTTTGTTCTCCTCGGGCGTCGGGAAGTGTACGTAGACTTCTTTGACCTGCTGCTTGTTGCATTCGATTTGCAACAGGGTTTGAAGCACCCGCGCGAGAGCGATACGCGCGTGCGGCGTAAGTTCGTCGGGGTGCATTTTGACCCGTGCCGCCGCGACCTGAGTTCCAACTTCTGCCACTACCATAGATGTCTCCCTGCCCGGCGGTAGCGAAACGCGCGCGGCATCCTGAGTCAAGCTGCCCAGCCGGTTTAGGCGTAGTCGAGCGGGAGCGCGGTGGTGTACTTGATTTGCTCCATTGCGAAGCTGGACGTGACGTCGCTGAGCGGGACGCGGGCAATGAGGCGCTTGTAGACTGCGTCAAACGCGGCGATATCGGGGACGACGACCCGCAGCATGTAATCGACCTCGCCCGACATGCGGTAGAACTCGACCACTTCGGGGATATCGACCACGGCCCGGGCGAATGCCTCGATCCACTCCAGATCGTGGCGGCTGGTGCGCACGGCGACGAACACGGTCACCCCGACATTGAGCTGGGCTGCATCGAGGAGCGCGACGCGGCGTTGGATGACCCCGTCGGCCTCAAGCTTCTGGATGCGCCGCCAGCACGGCGATTGCGACAGCCCGACCGCGGCGGCGATATCGGCCACAGGCCGCCCAGCGTCTTCCTGCAACGTCGCGAGGATTTTGCGGTCTATTTGGTCCATGTGAAATGTTCACCCCTATTTCTTGTATTTTCAGGTAAAAACTACCGCACTTCACCTGGTTGAGGGTCGAAAACGCAAGAAATTTCGGCAGCAACGCGGTTATTGTTCGACCACCATGAAAAATGCCTTCACCGCCCACCCTGCCTCGGTCAACGAGACCTACGGCGAACATTTGTCTTCGGCCACCGGATTTGGGGTCAGCATGATCTTGGGCGGCCTCGCCTGCCTGGTCCACGGCGCCCTGCCGTTCCTGTTCGTCAAGACTGGTTCGCGGACGATCGCGGCATTGCACGACCGCATGGTGTCAAACCGCGCCCGCCCGCCGAGCGCGGCCCCCATCGCCGCCGAATAAAGACAACCTCCCTCTAAATGTTCCCCCGCAAGGGGCCCAGCCCCTGTGGGTGGACGCCCCGCGTTCGCTCGCTAGACTGCGCGTCCGCAGCCGTGGAGAGCGACATGCTGATTGCCCAAATCACCGATATGCACGTCATGCCCGAGGGCGAACTTATGGGCGAGGTCGTGCCGACCAACGCCATGCTGGAGGCTGCGGTCGCGCGCCTCAACGCGCTGACGCCGGCGGTCGACCTCATCTTGGCGACGGGCGATTTGACCGAGGGCGGCGGCCCCGAAGCCTACGCGGCGCTGCGCCGCATTTTGGCGCAAGCCACCGCGCCGGTTTTCATGGTGCCGGGCAACCACGACAAGCCCGACGCGATGCGCGCCGCGTTTCCCGAGGTCGCCTATTGGCCCGCCGACGGCTCGATGCAGTACGTCGTGGAGGACTGGCCGTTGCGTTTGATCGGATTGGATACCCGTGTGGCCAATCATCCGGGCGGCGACATGGACGCGGACCGCCTCGCGTGGCTGACGGCCCAACTGGACGCGAAACCCGGCGCCCCAACATTGATTTTCATGCACCACCCGCCGTTCCGCACCGGCGTGTGGTGGATGGACGCGATCGGCCTGAAAGGCGCGGATGAATTCGAGGCGACCGTGCGGCGCTACGACACCATCGAGGGCGTGGTCTGCGGCCACATCCACCGCCCTATCACGCGGCGCTGGGGCGGCACGGTCGCGACCGTCGCCCCCAGCACGGCGCACCAAATGATGTTGGACCTGGAGGGCACGAATTTCCTCCAATCGACGAAGGAACCGCCGGCCGTCGCGCTGCACCACTGGACACCGGAAACCGGGTTGGTCACGCACACGCTGTATATCGACGATTTCGGCTGGTACGACCCGCCCGATCACCATGACAAGGCGATGATGGCGCGGGCGCGGGCGTTCTTCGAGAAGTCGCGCGCGGAGATGGGGGTTTAGGGGCGGCGGCGCGCGGCAATCTGCCTGCGCGGCATTCATCTCCACCACTACCGTCATCCTGATTGTTTCTCACCCTCCTACACCGTCAGCCCCCGCGCGCTATGCGCGCCGGGGCTGGCTCAGGATGACGGGCGGGGTTTTGGAGCGACGTCGCCCCTAAACGCAGCGGCCGCCGTCGACCTCGAGGCAGACGCCGGTAAGGAAGTTGGCGTCGTCGCTGGCCAAGAACAGGGCGGCGTTGGCGATGTCGAGCGGGGTCGAGAACCGACCCATGGGGATGCCGGCCAGGAACGATTTTCGATTCTCGGGGGTGTCGGGCATGCCCATGAAGGTCTCGGTGAGCGCGGTTTCGCCGATCACCGGGTTGATTGCGCAGACGCGAATGTCGGGGGCGAGTTCGAGCGCGAGCGACTTGGTGACGACGACCGCGGCGCCCTTGGTCGCGTTATACCAGGTGAGGTTCGGGCGCGGGCGCACGGCGGCGGTAGAGGCGATGTTGATCATCACGCCTTTGCGGCCTTCGCGCCGCAGTTCAGGCACGGCGTGAATCGTGGCGTGATACAGGCTCTTGACGTTGACCGCGAAGACTTTGTCGAATTCGGCCTCGCTGATCTTGAGGCTGGAGCGGTTGGCGTAGCCCCAGCCCGCGTTGTTGACCATGATGTCGAGCCCGCCATAGGTCGTGACGGCATGGCGGACCGCGGCGGCAACATCTTCGCCGATGGCCACGTTGGTGTGGATGAAGGACGCGGTGCCGCCGGCCTTTTCGATCTCGGTCACGACCCGAGCACCGCCGTCGTCGTTGAGGTCGGCCACGACGATCTTGGCGCCCACCTGGGCATACTTCTTGGCGATACCTTCGCCGAAGCCCGAGGCCGCACCGGTAACGACGGCGACTTTATTGGCGAGTTTCATATTGGCTCCTTTGCCGTTCCCCTAGTCGTGCTTGATGATCACGGTCTTGCAAACCGTGAGGTCGTGGAGGGCTTCGAGGCCTTTTTCACGGCCGAAGCCGGAGCGCTTGACGCCGCCGAAGGGAAGTTCGACGCCGCCGCCGGCGCCATAACAGTTGACGAAGACCTGGCCGCATTTGAGTGCCTTGCCGAGACGCAATTGGCGTCCGCCGTTTTCGGTCCAGACGCCAGCGGTCAGGCCATAGTCAGTGTCGTTGGCCAAGCGCACCGCATCGTTCTCGTCGTCGAACGGGATGGCCGACAGGACCGGGCCGAAGACTTCTTCCTTGGCGAGCCGGTTGGCGCGCGGGACCGGCCCGTAGAGCGTGGGCGCAACGAAGTAGCCGCCCGCCGGCGCGGCGGCGTCGATCTCGGCCTGGGCGAGGATCGGGATGCCGTCGGCGGCGGCGGTTTCGAGGAAACCACGCACGCGGTCGCGCTGGACCTCGCTGATCAGCGGGCCGCAATCGAGATCGTCCTCCCAGGCGCCGACTTTGATTTTGGCAAAGCGTTTGGCAGCTTCGCCGACGAAGTCGTCGTAGATGCTGCGTTCGACCAAGAGGCGACTGCCGGCGGAGCAGGTCTGCCCGGCATTTTGCACGATCGCGCCCAGCACGGTGGGCATCGCTTTGTCCCAATCGGCATCGGCGAAGACGATTTGCGGCGACTTGCCGCCCAACTCCATTGTGCAACTGCGGTTGTGATCGGCGGATGCCTTTTGCACCTGCGCGCCGACGGGTGGCGAGCCGGTAAAGCAGATGTGGTCGATGCCGGGATGGGCCGCGAGTGCCGCCCCCGCCTCTTCGCCCAGGCCGGTGACGATGTTGATCACGTCAGGCGGGATGCCGGCGTCGAGCGCAAGTTCGGCGATGCGCATCACGGTGAGGCAGGCTTCTTCGGCGGGCTTGAGCACGAGCGCGTTGCCCGCGCAGAGCGCCGCCGCGATCGTGCGCGATCCCATCTGCAACGGGTAGTTCCACGGAATGATGTGGCCGGTGACCCCGTGCGGTTCGCGCAGGGTGAAGGCTTGGTGACCCGGTAGAAACGGAATGGTGTCGCCCTGAATCTTATCGGCGGCGCCCGCGTAATATTCGAAATAGCGCGCGGCCACCGTGGCATCGACGCGCGACTGTTTGAGCGGCTTGCCGGTGTCACGGGATTCGAGGCGCGCGAGTTCGTCGGCCGCCCCCACCATTAGGGCCGCCATGCGGGCCAGATGCCGGCCCCGCTCGACCGCCGGGGCGCGTTGCCAATGGGTGTCGAAAGCGTGACGGGCCGATGAAATCGCCGCATCAATGTCGGCGGCGCCGCCGCGGGCGATGGTGGCGAAGGGAGAGCCAACGCTGGGGTCGAAAAGGTCCAGAGTCCGCCCATCCTGGGCCGTTCGCCAGCGTCCACCGATGAGATTTTGGGCCTGATGCATGGGTCCTCGCACGTGGGTCGGGCGAAACCTAGCCCGTCGGACCGGCCCAATCCATGTCTTTACAGGGTTCGGGCGGTGCCGACCGGTGCTATAGTTTTGCCTCGGCCGGACGTACGAGACCGTCGGGCGCGATAAGAACAAGCCCGCTATTTGGGCCCATTAGGGAGATCACAATGAAAAAGCTACTCGTAGCCGCGGCCTTGGCAACGACGGCGTTAGCGCCGTTCGCCGCACAGGCGCAAATGAAGGATTCAGTCAGCATCGGGATGACGCTGGAACCGGCACCCGGACTCGATCCGACGCAGGGCGCCTCGGCGGCCATTAGCGAAGTGACGATGTACAACATCTTCGAAAGCTTGGTGCGCATCGACGAAAAGGGCGTCATCGGCCCGATGCTCGCGAAGAGCTGGAAGATCTCGCCGGACGGCAAGACCTACACGTTCGACCTGGTGCAGGGCGCAACCTTCCACGACGGCAACGCGTTTACCTCCGCGGACATCAAGTTTTCGGCAGAAGCCGCCGCCGCCGAGAAAAGCGGCAACAAAGCCAAGGCCATGTACCAGTCGATCAAAGCGATCGAGACTCCCGACGACCACACGGTCGTGATGTCGTTGGAGTCGCCGAGCGCGCTGTTCTTGTTCAAGTTGGCGCAGTCGACCGGGGCGATCATCGATGAGGCCTCCGCTGCCGACAATATGACAAACCCGATCGGCACCGGCCCCTACAAGTTCGTGCGCTGGACCAAGGGCGACTCGGTCGACCTCGAACTGTTTCCGGCCCACCGCAACGCCGCCAACATCAAGATGAAGAAGGCCAAATTTCGCTTCATCAACGACGGCAACGCCCAGGTCAACGCGCTGCTCGCGGGCGATCTCGACTATATGGTGAACCTGGCTTCGCCCCAGTTGTTCGAGCAATTCAAAAAAGACCCGAACTTCACCGCGCTGGAAGGCACGACTGAAGGCGAGACGATCTTGACGATGAACAATAAGGCCGGCGCGCTGTCCGACGTTCGGGTGCGCCGCGCCCTGATGCACGCAATCGACCGGCAGGCGTTGGTCGATGCGGCGATGTTCGGCTACGGCACGCCGATCGGGTCGCACTTTGCGCCGCATAACGCGACGTATCTCGATCTCACCGGGATGTACGCCTACGACCCCGCCAAGGCGAAGGCGTTGTTGAAGGAAGCGGGTCACGAAAAACTGGAGCTGTCGCTCAAGCTGCCGCCGGTCGGATACGCCCGGAACGGCGGTCAAGTGATTGCCGACATGCTGAGCCAGGTCGGCGTGACTGCCAAGATCGAGAACGTCGAATGGCCGGTGTGGATCGATCAGGTGTTCCGCGGCAAGCAGTTCGACCTGACCATCGTCTCGCACGTCGAGCCGATGGACGTAAACAACTACACTAACGCCGAATACTACTGGCAGTACGACAGCCCCGAGTTCCGCGATATCTATGCGAAGTTCGAGGCCGCGATCACGCCGGAAGACCAAGCCAAATGGATCAAAGCGGCGCAGACCAAGATCGCTGAAGATTCGGTCAATGGCTTCCTTTTCGAACTGGCGAAACTGAGCGTCGCCAAGAAAGGCCTCACGGGAATGTGGGCGAGTTGGCCTTCGTTCATCAACGAAGTCGCGGCGCTAAGCTGGGAAAACTAGCCGGTCCCGACGGGACGGCCTGAACTGTCACCTCCCCCTGCCTTCAGGGGGAGGTTTCGGCTGGGGGTTCGCATCGGATGACGATGGGAAACGACCCCCTCCCTGCCCTCCCCCTTTTCAAGGGGGAGGATTTTCTTTTTGTACGTGTCGCGCCCGCGTTTCAGCATAAGGCCGAGATACAAACGGCACCGTACGGTTTGGAGGCCGCTTCATGCGCATTCTGATCGCCATGATGAAGCACGAGACCAACACCTTTTCGCCAGTGGTGACCGACTGGGCGCGGTTCCAGGATTGGGGCGCGTTTCTGGGCGCCGATGTGGTTACGACCTACAAGAACACGGCGATGCCGATTGCGGCCTACATGAAGATCGCCGACGAGCTTGGCGCGGAGATCGTGACGCCGCTCGCGACCGAGGCGATGCCCTCGGGCAAGGTGACAGAGGAGGCTTACGAATACATGGCCGGGTTGATTACCGAAGCGGCCAAGGATGTCGACCTCGCGCTACTCGACCTGCACGGTGCGATGGTGGCCGAGCATGTCTTCGACGGCGAGGGCACGTTGTTGGCGCGCATCCGCGCCTTGCGGCCCGATCTGCCTATCGCGGTGACACTTGACCTGCACTGCAACCTGACCCAGGCGATGGTCGACAACTGCACCGCGTTGATCGGCTACAAGACCTATCCCCACGTCGATATGTACGAGGTTGCCGAACAGGTCGGCCGCATTGTCGTGGGCGCCGCACAGGGCAAATGCGCGCCGGTCATGGCCTGGGGCCACCCTGCCCTGCTGTCGCAAACCCTGCGCCAGGGGACCGACGACGAACCGATGAAGACGCTGATCGCCATGACCCGTGCCGCGGAGGCCAAACCGGGCGTGCTGGCGGCCACCGTGTTCGGCGGTTTCCCAATGGCCGACATCCCCGACGCCGGCACCTCGGCGATCGTGGTGAGCGACAACGACGTTGCCCTGGCCGAATTCGAACGCGATGCCATTTTGGCGGAGGCCTGGCGACGGCGTGACGAGTTCGTCTATCAACCAGAACCGCTTGCCGAGGCGGTCGGCCGCGCCAAACACATGAGCGACGGCCCGATCATGCTGCTGGACCACGCCGACAATTGCGGCTCGGGCGCGAACCAAGACGTGATGACGGTGATCGCCGAGGTGCTGCGTCAGAAATTGGACGACGTGATCGTGGGCGCGGTGTGGGATCCCGAAGCGGTACAGGAGATGCAACGCGCCGGGATCGGCAACACCGTCACGCTGAAACTAGGCGGCAAGACCGACATGCCGGCGATCGGCCTTCGGGGTGAGCCGTTGACGCTGACCGGGACGGTCAAGGTGCTGACCGATGGACGCTGGACCGTACGCGGCCCGATGTATACCGGCGTGCCGGTCGATATGGGCCCCTCGGCGGTGCTGGATGTGGGACGGATGCAGATTGTCATCGTCTCGCGTCACCACGAGCCGTGGGACCGCGGCGTCTTTACCTCGGTCGGGATCGAGCCCGAGCATCACCGCTATATTTTGCTCAAGTCGCGTATTCATTACCGCGCGGGCTTCGGCGATCTGCCCAAGGCGACCGTCACGCTAGACGGTGACGGCGTCACCACGTCGGACAACTCGAAGCTCACTTTCGAGAACGTGCGGCGGCCGATCTTCCCGCTGGACCGGATCAACGAACCCTGATGCTGGACGACGCCTACGGCAACGCGGTCGACACCGACGACGACGCCACCGTCGCGGCGCTGGACCGCTTCGCCCACAGCTTCCTCGCCTACGGCAAGGACTTCGCGGTGATTTTCGACGCGGCCCGGGACGATCCCACGTGTTTGCTGGCGCACAGCCAAGCCGCGTTGCTCGGGTTGTTCATGGAGAACAACGCCGGGCTTGCCTTGGCAACAACGCATCTTGAGACCGGGCGCACCCTGGCGGCCCAGGGTAAAGGCAGCGAACGCGAGCGCCTGTACCACCGCGCCATCGAGGCGGCCGCGCGGGCAGACACTGGGCAAGCGACCGCGCTGCACGACGAAATTGCCGCGCGCTGGCCGCGCGATCTGTTCGCGGCCAAGCTCGGTCAGGTGCACTATTTCAATGTTGGCGATGCAGCGGGGATGCGGCGCATTGCGCAAACGGCCGTCGATGCGCTGGGCGACGTCGCCTACGCCTGGGGCCTTCTGGCCTTTGGGTTGGAGGAATGCCACGCGCTCGACGACGCGGAACGGGCCGGGCGGCACGCGGCCGAGATGACCGAGGTCGAACCCTGGGCCCACCATGCCGTGGCGCACGTCTACGAGACGCGCGGACAGCTCGACGACGGCATCGCTTGGATGGAGGACCGCGCGCACACGTGGCGGGACTGTAACTCGTTCATGTTCACCCACAATTGGTGGCATGTCGCGCTGTTCTATCTCGACAAGGGCGACCCCGATCAGGCGTTAAGCATCTTTGATTCGCGGCTGTGGGGCGCGCCGCAGGGCGATCCTTCCTATTCGCAAGACCAAGCGGGCGCGGTGTCGATGTTGATTCGCCTCTCGTTGCGCGGCGTGGCCTTGGGCCGCCGGTGGTCCGAGGTGGCCGACGAAATCCTCAAGCGCGAGGTGATGTTCGACCAGCCGTTCCTGAGCGCGCACTTCGCCTATGCGTTGGCGCGGTCCGAACACCGCACCGCCTATGAGAAGTTCCTGCGGGACTTGCACGACCATGCTGGCTCGGCCAATGCAGCGGCGCGCCACCAGTGGCTGACCCATGCCTTGCCGCTGTGCCGTGGCATGGGTGCGCACGCCGACAACGACTTCGACCTCGCGGCGCGCCTCCTAGGCGAAACGCGACCGCATTGGCGCCGCCTCGGCGGCAGCCATGCCCAGCGCGATCTGTTCGAGCAGATGTATCTCGATGCATTGATTCGGTGTGGCAGCGCTGATGAGGCCGCACCAATTCTGGAGGCCCGCGTTGCGGCGCGACCTGGGGTGCGGGTGCATCAAGTGGAGTTGGCGGCGGCGCGGCGGCCGCGCTAGGCCCTTCGAGAGGGTGCCGGTGGCGCCTCCTCAGGATGACGTTTTTTTCTTTTAGCCGCCGATGTGCGGGACGGCGGCCAAGAGCGTCTTGGTGTAGGGGTGTTGGGGGTTGGCGAAGATTTCTTCGGTGGGGCCGCGCTCGACGAAGACGCCTTGGTTCATCACCGCGACTTCGTCGCAAACGAACTTGACGACCGCGAGATCGTGGCTAATCAACAGGTAGGTCACGCCGAATTCGTCTTGGAGTTCCTGCAATAGGTTCAGCACTTGGGCTTGGACCGAGACGTCCAGCGCGGAGACCGGTTCGTCGGCGACGATGAGCGCGGGCCGGGTGATCAGGGCGCGGGCGATGGCGATGCGCTGGCGCTGGCCGCCGGAAAATTCGTGCGGGTATTTGTCGGCATCGGACTCCTTGAGGCCGACCGCGCGCAAGGAGTCGACGACCCGGGCGCGGCGTTCGTCGAGGCGAGTATCCTCGAGCGCCTCGATCGGTTCGGCGACGATGCGGGCAACCTTCATGCGCGGGTCGAGCGAACCGAACGGGTCTTGGAACACCATTTGGAAGTGGCGGCGTAGCCGGCGCAGGTCCTCGCGCGGCAGGGCGTTGATGTCCTGGCCGCGGAAGCGCACCGCGCCCTGGGTTGGGGTTTCCAGGCCCATCACACTGCGTGCCAATGTCGACTTGCCGCACCCGGATTCGCCAACGACGCCGAAGCTGCGGCCTTTTTCGATGGTAAACGACACGCCGTTGATGGCGTGGACCTGGGTCGGCGGGCGCCACAGGGTTTCGCGTGGCAAGGTGTAGTGCTTGTGCACGTCCTCGACCGCGACGACGGTGTCGGGCGGCGCGGCCGCCGGCGCCACGGCGGTCATCGGGTAGCCCACTTGGCGCGGGCGACGTCAGTGTGGAGGCAGGCGACCTGGTGCCCTGCCCCGACCGCTACAAGCGGCGGCTGGGTCGGGCGGCAGGCGTCGGTGACGTAGCTGCAACGGTCTTGGAAGGTGCACCCCGCCGGCAGGTCGGCCAACTCGGGCACCGTGCCGGGGATGGTACGCAGACGCCGGCGCGACGCTTTGGTGTCGTCGATTTGCGGGACGGCCGAGAACAGTCCTTGGCTGTAGGGATGGGCAAGATCGGCGAAGACATCGCGGGTCGGGCCGCTTTCGACCCGCGCGCCGCCATACATGACGATCACGTCCTGGACGTTCTGATAGATCACCCCGAGGTTATGGCTGATCAGGATCATCGCCATGCCGAGGTCCTCGATCAGGTTGCGGATCAGGTCGAGGATCTGTTTTTGGATGGTGACGTCGAGCGCGGTGGTGGGTTCGTCCGCGATCAGCAATTCGGGGCCGCACGACAGTGCCATCGCGATCATCACCCGCTGGCGCTGGCCACCGGAAAGCTGGTGCGGGTAGCTGCCGATGCGCTTGGCCGGTTCGGGAATGCCGACCATGTCGAGGAGGCGGATGACCTCGGCGCGGGCCTCGGCCCGGTTCATGCCGCGGTGCAAACGCATCGCCTCGGCGATCTGACGACCGACCGTGTGCAGCGGGTTGAGAGAGGTCATCGGTTCCTGGAAGACCATACCGATACGATTGCCGCGCACCCGGCACATCTGATCCTCGCTGAAGGTCAGGAGATTTTCGCCCGCCAGGTTCACCGCACCGTCGGCCCAACCGTTCTCGGGCAACAGCCCCATGATGGCCAGCGCGGTGAGCGACTTGCCGCAACCGGATTCGCCGACGATCCCCAGGGTTTCGCCCTTTTTCAGATCGAACGACAAATTGCGCACGGCGCGCGCGGGCCCGCGCACCGTGTTCAGCGTCACCGTCAGGTTTTCGACCGCGAGCAGGGTCATCAGCGTTTCCGCGCGAGGCGCGGGTCGATCACGTCGCGCAAACCGTCGCCGAGAAGGTTCAAGCCGAGAACCGACAGCGCGATCGCCATGCCTGGATACACGGCGAGCCAGGGGTTGATGAAGATCATCGAGCGGGTCTCATCCAGCATCCGGCCCCACGACGGCGTCGGCGGTTGCGCGCCGAGCCCCAGGAAACTGAGCGCGGCCTCGGCGAGGATGGCGAGCGCGAACTGGATCGTCGCCTGGAC
Above is a window of Alphaproteobacteria bacterium DNA encoding:
- a CDS encoding glucose 1-dehydrogenase, translating into MKLANKVAVVTGAASGFGEGIAKKYAQVGAKIVVADLNDDGGARVVTEIEKAGGTASFIHTNVAIGEDVAAAVRHAVTTYGGLDIMVNNAGWGYANRSSLKISEAEFDKVFAVNVKSLYHATIHAVPELRREGRKGVMINIASTAAVRPRPNLTWYNATKGAAVVVTKSLALELAPDIRVCAINPVIGETALTETFMGMPDTPENRKSFLAGIPMGRFSTPLDIANAALFLASDDANFLTGVCLEVDGGRCV
- a CDS encoding DUF6356 family protein; its protein translation is MKNAFTAHPASVNETYGEHLSSATGFGVSMILGGLACLVHGALPFLFVKTGSRTIAALHDRMVSNRARPPSAAPIAAE
- a CDS encoding Lrp/AsnC family transcriptional regulator, with product MDQIDRKILATLQEDAGRPVADIAAAVGLSQSPCWRRIQKLEADGVIQRRVALLDAAQLNVGVTVFVAVRTSRHDLEWIEAFARAVVDIPEVVEFYRMSGEVDYMLRVVVPDIAAFDAVYKRLIARVPLSDVTSSFAMEQIKYTTALPLDYA
- a CDS encoding M81 family metallopeptidase, which encodes MRILIAMMKHETNTFSPVVTDWARFQDWGAFLGADVVTTYKNTAMPIAAYMKIADELGAEIVTPLATEAMPSGKVTEEAYEYMAGLITEAAKDVDLALLDLHGAMVAEHVFDGEGTLLARIRALRPDLPIAVTLDLHCNLTQAMVDNCTALIGYKTYPHVDMYEVAEQVGRIVVGAAQGKCAPVMAWGHPALLSQTLRQGTDDEPMKTLIAMTRAAEAKPGVLAATVFGGFPMADIPDAGTSAIVVSDNDVALAEFERDAILAEAWRRRDEFVYQPEPLAEAVGRAKHMSDGPIMLLDHADNCGSGANQDVMTVIAEVLRQKLDDVIVGAVWDPEAVQEMQRAGIGNTVTLKLGGKTDMPAIGLRGEPLTLTGTVKVLTDGRWTVRGPMYTGVPVDMGPSAVLDVGRMQIVIVSRHHEPWDRGVFTSVGIEPEHHRYILLKSRIHYRAGFGDLPKATVTLDGDGVTTSDNSKLTFENVRRPIFPLDRINEP
- a CDS encoding tetratricopeptide repeat protein, with protein sequence MLDDAYGNAVDTDDDATVAALDRFAHSFLAYGKDFAVIFDAARDDPTCLLAHSQAALLGLFMENNAGLALATTHLETGRTLAAQGKGSERERLYHRAIEAAARADTGQATALHDEIAARWPRDLFAAKLGQVHYFNVGDAAGMRRIAQTAVDALGDVAYAWGLLAFGLEECHALDDAERAGRHAAEMTEVEPWAHHAVAHVYETRGQLDDGIAWMEDRAHTWRDCNSFMFTHNWWHVALFYLDKGDPDQALSIFDSRLWGAPQGDPSYSQDQAGAVSMLIRLSLRGVALGRRWSEVADEILKREVMFDQPFLSAHFAYALARSEHRTAYEKFLRDLHDHAGSANAAARHQWLTHALPLCRGMGAHADNDFDLAARLLGETRPHWRRLGGSHAQRDLFEQMYLDALIRCGSADEAAPILEARVAARPGVRVHQVELAAARRPR
- a CDS encoding phosphodiesterase, whose amino-acid sequence is MLIAQITDMHVMPEGELMGEVVPTNAMLEAAVARLNALTPAVDLILATGDLTEGGGPEAYAALRRILAQATAPVFMVPGNHDKPDAMRAAFPEVAYWPADGSMQYVVEDWPLRLIGLDTRVANHPGGDMDADRLAWLTAQLDAKPGAPTLIFMHHPPFRTGVWWMDAIGLKGADEFEATVRRYDTIEGVVCGHIHRPITRRWGGTVATVAPSTAHQMMLDLEGTNFLQSTKEPPAVALHHWTPETGLVTHTLYIDDFGWYDPPDHHDKAMMARARAFFEKSRAEMGV
- a CDS encoding Phenylacetic acid catabolic protein, producing MVVAEVGTQVAAARVKMHPDELTPHARIALARVLQTLLQIECNKQQVKEVYVHFPTPEENKEAARERGLQGRRIEEVAAILQSIGTDPNPGIATGLKTVEGTAHRPAMFRAPIADWNDFLMFRYLRDRAQASWALGYLGTDYVPFAVTVARLFMHTALGSQRPTAYCDWTDHQIVRLRERLSNGLQDELQASLDRWYPLALALVADTAGEAAELEAGIRGRAAVVGERVFVETVAAEMGALGLTVPDSAARFTGRDIETVYLDGRADLPAAYRAKLVKLLKMHLSSEYTTTYLEALDPPTAEDIAEWSHTIQEEGEHGEGMVDLLRNLGEDAQAVIDDMRYGEGAYLLDFFKIEIESWDEIGIMRWLSERAAGYQSLASLGSNYIPYALWSARNYMDEGMAHAGVGKEITRRAIDEGRMDEVQRLFDKRYPSVIDYFGSENPKNEFIDLGIKVRSNAELRRRWLTDQVRDCAELGVRMPDDPLKGDRMHY
- a CDS encoding ATP-binding cassette domain-containing protein; its protein translation is MTAVAPAAAPPDTVVAVEDVHKHYTLPRETLWRPPTQVHAINGVSFTIEKGRSFGVVGESGCGKSTLARSVMGLETPTQGAVRFRGQDINALPREDLRRLRRHFQMVFQDPFGSLDPRMKVARIVAEPIEALEDTRLDERRARVVDSLRAVGLKESDADKYPHEFSGGQRQRIAIARALITRPALIVADEPVSALDVSVQAQVLNLLQELQDEFGVTYLLISHDLAVVKFVCDEVAVMNQGVFVERGPTEEIFANPQHPYTKTLLAAVPHIGG
- a CDS encoding ABC transporter substrate-binding protein gives rise to the protein MKKLLVAAALATTALAPFAAQAQMKDSVSIGMTLEPAPGLDPTQGASAAISEVTMYNIFESLVRIDEKGVIGPMLAKSWKISPDGKTYTFDLVQGATFHDGNAFTSADIKFSAEAAAAEKSGNKAKAMYQSIKAIETPDDHTVVMSLESPSALFLFKLAQSTGAIIDEASAADNMTNPIGTGPYKFVRWTKGDSVDLELFPAHRNAANIKMKKAKFRFINDGNAQVNALLAGDLDYMVNLASPQLFEQFKKDPNFTALEGTTEGETILTMNNKAGALSDVRVRRALMHAIDRQALVDAAMFGYGTPIGSHFAPHNATYLDLTGMYAYDPAKAKALLKEAGHEKLELSLKLPPVGYARNGGQVIADMLSQVGVTAKIENVEWPVWIDQVFRGKQFDLTIVSHVEPMDVNNYTNAEYYWQYDSPEFRDIYAKFEAAITPEDQAKWIKAAQTKIAEDSVNGFLFELAKLSVAKKGLTGMWASWPSFINEVAALSWEN
- a CDS encoding aldehyde dehydrogenase family protein, giving the protein MHQAQNLIGGRWRTAQDGRTLDLFDPSVGSPFATIARGGAADIDAAISSARHAFDTHWQRAPAVERGRHLARMAALMVGAADELARLESRDTGKPLKQSRVDATVAARYFEYYAGAADKIQGDTIPFLPGHQAFTLREPHGVTGHIIPWNYPLQMGSRTIAAALCAGNALVLKPAEEACLTVMRIAELALDAGIPPDVINIVTGLGEEAGAALAAHPGIDHICFTGSPPVGAQVQKASADHNRSCTMELGGKSPQIVFADADWDKAMPTVLGAIVQNAGQTCSAGSRLLVERSIYDDFVGEAAKRFAKIKVGAWEDDLDCGPLISEVQRDRVRGFLETAAADGIPILAQAEIDAAAPAGGYFVAPTLYGPVPRANRLAKEEVFGPVLSAIPFDDENDAVRLANDTDYGLTAGVWTENGGRQLRLGKALKCGQVFVNCYGAGGGVELPFGGVKRSGFGREKGLEALHDLTVCKTVIIKHD